The Saliniramus fredricksonii genome segment GGACCGGCTCGAACTGTCGCTCGACGTGATCGATGCGGTGATCGCCGATCCGTCACTGGCCGATTGGGACGGTTTCGGGCTTGCCATCCAGTCCTACCAGAAGCGCGCCCGCGCCGTGATCGAGCACATCGCCGCTCTCGCCGAGCGCCATGATCGCAAGATGATGGTGCGCCTGGTCAAGGGGGCCTACTGGGACACGGAGGTCAAGCGGGCGCAGGAGCGCGGGCTCGACGATTATCCGGTCTTCACGCGCAAGGCGATGACGGATCTCAACTATATCGCCTGCGCCGAGCAGATGCTCGCCCTGCGTCCGCGCATCTTCCCGCAATTTGCCACCCATAATGCGCTGACCGTGGCCGAGATCATCGAAATGGCCGGTGATGACGCGGGCTACGAGTTCCAGCGCCTGCATGGCATGGGTGAGCAGCTCTACGGGCACCTGATAAAGCAGCGCCCGGGGCTCGGCTGCCGCACTTACGCGCCCGTTGGCGGTCACAGCGACCTGCTGGCCTATCTGGTGCGCAGGCTCCTGGAGAACGGTGCCAATTCCTCCTTCGTTTCGGTGGCGGGTGACCCCGATGTCACGATCGAATCGCTGCTGCGACGCCCCTCCGAGCTGATCCGCACGCCGGATCAGGCGCGCCATTCCACGCTACCGCTGCCGCGCGATCTCTATGGCGCGGCACGGCGCAATTCCGCCGGCATCGAATTCGGCGATCGCATGGCGGTGGCGCAACTGCGCGGGCAGATGGATGAAGCCGGCAAGGCGCCAGCGGAGGCTGTTTCCCTCGTCGACGGCAAGCCGGCAGGTGGCGAGAGCCGGGTCTGCGTCTCGCCGGTCGATGGCGAGACCCGTGTCGGGACGGTCACGGAAGCGGATGAGGCGCTGGCCGACAAGGCGGTCGCTGCCGCGCGTGCGGGTTTCCGCGCCTGGGATTCCACGCCGGCGGACAAGCGCGCCAGAGCGCTGGAGCGCTTTGCCGATCTGATGGAGGAACGCCGTGCACGGCTGCTCTATCTGCTGCAGGCCGAGGCCGGCAAGACCATCGACGACGCCATGGCCGAACTGCGCGAGGCCGTGGATTTCTGCCGCTACTACGCCATCGAGGCGCGCCGGCTCTATGGTGACGGTGAGGAACTGCCCGGTCCGACCGGCGAATCCAACCGGCTGCGCATGCGCGGACGCGGTGTCTTCGTGGCGATCTCGCCCTGGAATTTTCCGCTCGCCATCTTCACCGGCCAGATCGTCGCGGCTCTGGTGAGCGGCAATGCCGTGGTCGCCAAACCCGCCGAGCAGACGCCGCTGGTTGCGGCTGAAACCATCGCGCTGATGCACGAGGCCGGTATCCCGCATTCGGCGCTGCATCTCGTGCTCGGCGACGGGCGCATCGGCGCGCGGCTCGTCGCGCATGACAGGATCGACGGTGTCGTCTTCACCGGTTCGACCGAGGTGGCAAGGCTGATCAACCGTACGCTCGCCGGCAAGGACGGGCCGATCACGCCGCTGATTGCAGAGACGGGCGGTATCAACGCAATGATCGTCGATGCCACGGCGCTGCCGGAGCAGGTCGCCGACGACGTGATCATGAGCGCCTTCCGCTCCGCCGGCCAGCGCTGCTCGGCCCTGCGGCTGATGTTCGTGCAGGAGGATGTCGCCGACAGGATGATCGCAATGATTGCCGGCGCGGCACGGGAACTCACGCTCGGCGATCCGCGCGACTTCGCCATCCATGTCGGCCCGGTGATCGACGCCGAGGCGAAGGCCGGCCTCGACAAGCATATCGAGCGCATGAAGCGCGAGGCGAGGGCGGTGCATTATGCCGGGACGGCGCCGGCGCGTGGGACATATGTCGCACCGCACATGTTCGAACTCGGCCAGGCTGAGGATCTCGAAGTCGAGGTGTTCGGCCCGATCCTGCACGTGGTGCGCTACAAGGCTTCCGAGCTCGACGCGGTGCTGGATGCGATCGAGGCCAAGGGTTACGGCCTGACGCTCGGCCTGCATTCGCGCATCGAAAGCGTCGTCGAAAAGGTGGCAAACCGTCTCGCCATCGGCAATGTCTACGCCAACCGCAACATGATCGGCGCCGTGGTCGGCGTACAGCCTTTCGGCGGAAACGGTCTCTCGGGAACCGGACCGAAAGCCGGGGGGCCGCACTATCTGACGCGTTTCGGCACGGAGCAGACGATTACCATCAACACGGCGGCGGCTGGCGGCAATGCGGCGCTGATCGCCATGGATGATTAGGGCTGCGGCGAGATTGTCGGCTGCGTCATCTGCATTGCGCATGATCAAGGCCGCACATGGCTTCGACTCATAGTCTCCGTCGTACCGGGCAGACCCGCCTGTGAAAGCGTAACGCTGTGGATTGGTGACGGGAGATACGATGATGAAGGCTCCGGAGCGCTATCATGACCGCGCCCATGCCGGGCAGGTTCTGGCGCGGGCGCTGACGGACCATACCGCGCGCAAGCCGCTGCATGATCCGATCGTCCTTGCCTTGCCGCGCGGCGGGGTGCCCGTGGCTTTTCCCGTCGCGCAGGCGCTCGATGCACCGCTCGATCTGCTCTTCGTGCGCAAGATCGGCGCTCCGGGCCAGCCGGAATTCGCCATCGCGGCTGTCGTCGAGGGCGCGGAGGATGCGGTCGTGACCAATCCCGACATCGTCGAAGGACTGCGCCTCCCCGATGGCTGGCTGGAGGAGGGGCGCCTGCGCGCGATCGCGGAAATCGCACGCCAGCGCAATGATTACCGCGCCGGGCGCACGCGCCTTCCCGTCGCGGGACGTTCGGTGATCATCGTCGATGACGGCGTGGCCACGGGGACGAGCCTGTTCGCGGCGATTGCCGCCGTGCAGCGGCAGGATCCGCGCGACATCACCGTCGCCGTGCCGGTGGCGCCGCCGGAGATTCTGGCGCGCCTGCGCGACGCGGTCGATCACGTGATCTGCCCGCTCGCGCCCCGCCTGTTCCAGGCGGTGGGATTCTTCTACGATGATTTCCACCAGGTGGAGGATGATGAGGTGATCATGGCTCTCGCCGGCGCACCATGCCGGGGCTGATCTGCCACCCGCTTGCATTCCGCGCCCGCGCACGCCAGATCAGGCATATGAGCAAATCCGACCGCGATCCCCCAGGCCCCCATGATGGCCCCCGAGGCCCTCACAACGGCGCCGCGCTCGACAGGCTGTTCGACCGCAGCGCCGGCGCGATGGCACGCGCGCCTGCGAACACGGCGCGGGGGCTGATCACGGTCTATCGCTATTCGCTTTCCGGCCTGATGGGGCGGCAATGCCGGCATCTGCCGAGCTGCTCGGAATATACCCACGAGGCAATCGGCAAATACGGGCTCTGGGCCGGGAGCTGGATGGGGCTCGCGCGGATCTGCCGCTGCGGCCCTGGCGGAACGCACGGCATCGACAATGTTCTCGACGCATTGCCCGCGCAAGCGCACTGGTATATGCCGTGGCGCTATGGCCTGTGGCGCTCCACGAACGCGCCGCGCGAGGCCAGGTGCACGCAGTCCACGGATGACGGCTGACGGCGCGCTCTATTCCGGAAAGGTCATCCCCCAATGCTTACCTGCTGCGTTTGCAGGAGTGAGCCAGGAGCGTTTCAATCATGATAAACCTGACATTCCCCGATGGCGCGCGCCGTGAATTCCCGGCGGGCACGACCGGTCGCGAGATCGTCGAAGGCATCGCCAAATCACTGGCCAAGAAGACGGTCGCCATGGCGCTCGACGGCACGGTCGTCGATCTTTCCGATCCGATCACGCGCGATGCGCGCATCGAATTCCTCAACCGCGAGGATCCGCGCGCGCTTGATCTCATCCGCCATGATTGCGCCCACGTGCTGGCCGAGGCCGTGCAGGAGCTCTATCCGGGAACGCAGGTCACGATCGGGCCGGTGATCGAGAACGGCTTCTATTACGATTTCGCCCGCGACGAGCCGTTCACGCCCGAGGATTTCGCCGCGATCGAGAAGAAGATGCGCGAGATCATCGCGCGCGACCAGCCCTTCACCAAGGAGGAATGGTCGCGTGACGAGGCGCGGCGCGTCTTCGAAGAGAAGGGCGAGGCCTACAAGGTCGAGCTCGTCGATGCGATTCCGCCCGACCAGTCCCTCAAGATCTATCGCCAGGGCGAGTGGTTCGACCTGTGCCGCGGCCCGCATATGACCTCGACGGGCAAGATCGGCAACGCCTTCAAGCTGATGAAGGTGGCGGGCGCCTATTGGCGCGGCGATTCCAGCAATCCCATGCTGACGCGCATCTACGGCACCGCCTGGGCCAATGATGCCGATCTGCAGAACTATCTCCACCAGCTCGAGGAAGCGGAGAAGCGCGACCATCGCAAGCTGGGGCGCGAGATGGATCTCTTCCATTTCCAGGAGGAGGGGCCCGGCGTCGTCTTCTGGCACGCCAAGGGCTGGACGCTGTTCCAGCAGCTCACCAACTACATGCGCCGGCGCCTCGCCGAGGATTACGAGGAGGTCAACGCCCCCCAGATTCTCGACCGCGCCCTGTGGGAGACCTCCGGGCACTGGGGCTGGTATCGCGAAAACATGTTCATCACCAAGACCGAGGATGAGCGCGTCTTCGCGATCAAGCCGATGAACTGCCCCGGCCATGTGCAGATCTTCAAGCATGGCTTGAAGAGTTATCGCGATCTGCCGCTGCGCATGGCGGAATTCGGCGCCGTTTCGCGCTACGAGCCATCCGGCGCGCTGCACGGGCTGATGCGCGTGCGCGCCTTCACGCAGGATGATGCGCATGTCTTCTGCACGGAGGACCAGATGGCGGCGGAATGCCTCAAGATCAACGATCTGATCCTTACCACCTATGCCGATTTCGGCTTCGACCAGATCGTGGTGAAGCTCTCCACCCGGCCTGAGAAGCGCGTCGGCACCGATGCCATGTGGGATCACGCCGAGGCCGTCATGGAAGACGTGCTGAAGCAGATCGAGGCGCAATCGGGCGGGCGCATCAGGACGGAGATCAATCCGGGTGAGGGCGCCTTCTACGGTCCGAAATTCGAATATGTCCTGCGCGATGCGATCGGGCGCGACTGGCAATGCGGCACGACGCAGGTCGATTTCAACCTGCCCGAGCGCTTCGGTGCGTTCTATGTCGATGCCGACGGCCAGAAGAAGACGCCGGTGATGATCCACCGCGCCATCTGTGGCTCGATGGAGCGCTTTACCGGGATCCTGATCGAGCATTTCGCCGGCCATTTCCCGCTCTGGCTCGCGCCGGCGCAGGTGGTCGTGTGCACCATCACTTCGGAAGCCGACGATTATGCCGAGGAGGTGATGCGCGCCGCCCGCCGGGCGGGTCTGCGGGTCGAGAAGGATATCCGCAACGAGAAGATCAATTACAAGGTGCGCGAGCACTCTCACGCCAAGGTGCCGGTGATCCTCGTCGTCGGCAAGCGCGAGGCTGCGGAGAAGGCGGTGAATATCCGCCGCCTCGGCAGCCGGGACCAGACGGCGATGTCGCTCGCCGAGGCGCTCGCCACGCTCACCGCCGAGGCCGTGCCGCCGGATGTCGATCGCGCCCATAGTCACCCGAGCGAGAGCCTGGAGACGAGCGATGTCGTCCTCGACGGGCAGCACCCGCACGGCATCGCCTGAGGCGGGGCCGCGCGTGACCGGCGTGGCGGCGCCGACCGCCATGCCGGCTCTATCCGTTTTGCCTGACGCTTGTTGCGCAGGGGCTGGCCCGCCGCGACCGGCTCAACGGTCACGCAAGCTGAAATCAGCCGTATCGCCTTCGCCCCGGTCCGCGATGAAGCGCAGGGTGTCGCCGCGCCGCAGGACGCGCTGGCAGTTCAGCGGCTCGTTCGACGTCCCGAATTCCAGCGTGCGGCAGAAATACCCGTCGCGCCATTCCCATGTGCCGCTCACCTTCATGCCGAACCCCCGCCCGGTAATCCGCCCCTCCGGCGTCACCTGAAGCCGGATCCCGAATCGCGTCAGATCATGCCCCGCGACCAGCGCACGAAAATCGGCCTCACGCTGCACGGGCGCAAAATCGGCAAGCGCGGGGCTGGCGATGCTCACGCCGATGAAGGCAAGCAGGGCGAGCAGGGCTGAGGCGGGGCGTTGCATGATCATCTCAGGCACATGGTTTTCGGCGGGGCGACGTGACCTAACCGCTGTGCTTGAAATGGAGCGGATGGGGGAGGTGGCAAGGCTGTGATGGGGAAACGGGATTTCCGGGCTGGGGAAGCTTGAAGCGTGCCGCAAGAAACCGGATAAGATCCCGGAATAAAGACACAACATCCTGATGGATCTGAAAATTCAGTGGTGAGCGCGCAGGGATTCGAACCCTGGACCCACTGATTAAAAGTCAGTTGCTCTACCAACTGAGCTACGCGCTCGATGGGCGAGGATTTAAGGCCTTGCGGCGGTGGGGTCAACCGGAAAAGGGTGGGTCTGGTGCGTGAACGCTGTGAATGGGCGTCGCAGCCGGTCGGGCGAGGATGTCGCCGCGCGCGAGGCGTCGGGGGAAATGCGGCAGGTTGCGATTGCGGGAGGGCGGCGGCGCTGCTATGCACTTTCGCTTGACCGTTCATCCGCCACCGCGACCAGGCTGCTCCGTGCTCAATCGTTTTCGCGCTCCGGAAACCCGCAATGCCCGCCGTCTCGCGCGGATCGCACGCTGGAATCGCCCGATCACCTCCCGTGGCGAACGGCTGCGCGCCTGGATCAACATGCTGTTTGCCGATCACGGCATCTTTCGCCTGATCTACCTGAATCTCCACGAGGTCGCTCCGGGATTTTTCCGCTCGGCGCAGCCCGTGCCGCATCAGCTCGCGCGCTTCGCCGCGATGGGCGGGCGCACGGTGGTCTATCTGCGCGGCGGGCGCGAGCACGGCTCGTGGCAGCTTGAGCAGGAAACCTGCGCGCGGCTCGGGCTGAAGCTCGAGGAATTCGTGGTGCGCTCGCGCGGGGCGCCGGATCGCGCGGAAATGCTGGCGGCGGAGGCGTTCTTCGCGCGGCTGGAAAAGCCGGTTCTGATCCATTGCAAGTCCGGTGCCGACCGGGCCGGATTCGTCTCGGCGCTCTACATGCTGCTCGTCGAAAAGGTGTCCGCCGACGAAGCGCTGAAACAGCTCTCGTGGCGCTACGGCCATTTCCGCCACGCGCGCACCGGGATCCTTGATGCGTTCTTCGCACGCTATCGCGACGAGGGCGAGGCGCGGGGTCTGTCTTTCGCGACATGGCTGAGCGGGCATTACGATCCGCAGGCGCTGGAGCAGGATTTCAGGGCAGGCCTGCTCTCCGAAATCCTCGTCGACAAGATCATGCGCCGCGAGTGAGGCTGCGCGCCCGCTCAGGCGCCGCTGTTTTGTAGTGCATGCAGCCTGGAATAGGCGCCCCCTTCCGCGATGAGCGCCTCGTGGTTGCCGCGCTGGACGATAACCCCGCCCTCCAGAACCACGATCAGATCCGCATTGCGCACGGTGGAGAGGCGGTGCGCGATGACGAGCGTGGTGCGCCCCTGCATCAACCGCGCCAGCGCTTCCTGGACGAGCTTCTCGCTCTCGGCATCGAGGGCGGAGGTGGCCTCGTCCAGAAGCAGGATCGGCGCATCCTTGAGGAAGGCGCGGGCGAGGGAGACGCGCTGACGCTCACCGCCTGAGAGCCGACTGCCCGCAGGGCCGACCCGGGTGTCGTAGCCCTCCGGCAGGGCCGAGATGAAGTCATGCGCCGCGGCGTTGCGGGCAGCGGCGATAATCGCCTCCTCGCCGGCCCCGGGGCGTCCGAAACCGATATTGGCGCGTACGGTGTCGTCGAACAGCATTACCTCCTGGCTGACGACGGAGATCGCCCCGCGCAGGCTGGCGAGCGAAACATCGCGCACGTCCTGACCATCGATCAGAACGCGGCCCTGCGTCACGTCGTAGAGGCGCGGGATCAGTGACAGCAGCGTGGATTTGCCCGAGCCGGACCGCCCCACCAGCGCCGTGGTCGAGCCGCCGGCGACAATGAGATCGATCCCGGTGAGGGCCGGTACGACGCTCTCCGCCTGATCACCATAGCTGAAACCCGCATTCTCGAAACGGACCGTGCCATCGCTGATGGCGAGTGCGGGGGCGGCGGGTTTCTCGGCGATCTGCGGTTTGCGTCCGATCACGTCGTAATAGCGAACCAGTGCGGCGATGGCTTCCTGGACCGTGGCGTTGAGATTGCCCAGCGCGCGCACGGGCTGCGCGGCGAGGAGCAAAGCGGTGACGAAGCCGGTGAAATCGCCGATCGTGGTCTCGCCGCGCCCGATCTGCCAGCCGATCAGGGCGAGCACACCGGCCACTGCGAAGCCGGCGCTGATCTCAAGGATCGGATCGAGCCGGGCCCGCGCCCGCGCCGCCTGGACCTTGAGCGCGCGAACCTGCTCGAACGCGTCGCGCGCGCGGCCCTTGAGATAGGGCTCCATGGCATAGGTCTTGGCGACCTTCACACCACCGAGACTCTCGGAGACCATCCCGGCCATTGAACCGATCTCCTCCTGCGTGGCGGTGGAGACGCGGCGCAGCTTCTTGCCGATCCGGGCGATGGGAGGCGCGACGAAGGGTGCGACGAGGATCACCACCAGGGTCATCAGCCAGTCGATCCAGAACATGGCGCCGACGAGCGCGATCACGGTCACCGCTTCGCGCAGGAAGACCGTGACGAGGCGCGTCAGCGCTTCCTTGATGAAGGTGAAATCGGTGGTGAAGCGCTGGGTCAGTGTGGCCGGGCTGTCCTTCTGGAGCTGTGCAAGGTCGAGATCGATCAGATGCGCATAGAGCGCGCTCTGCATGTCCGCCTCGACGCGGCAGACGACGACATTGGTCAGGACGACCTGCCCGTAGAGCGCAAAGCCCTTGATCGAGGTCACCAGGATGACGACCAGCGGGCCCCAGTAGAGAATCTGCATATTGCGCATGTCGAGCGCGTCGAAAGCCTCGCGAATCAAGAGCGGATAAAGACTGGTGGCAGCGCCGCCGATGACGATCAGGATCATGATCAGCACGAGGCTGCGCCTGTGATGCGCCACACGCTCACGCCAAAGGCGCTTGAGCAGAGCCACGGTATCGCTGTCGAGGGTGAAAGCCTTGCGCGCCATGCGGTCTCTCTCGCGGTCTGCGTTGCAGTCTGGTCTTTCGTGACGAATGCGAAGCGGCTTTAGCATGGGCTTGCGCGGATGACACCTCCGCCACGACCGAAGTGAAGCGAATTGCGAGTTTCACGACTTCCGGGA includes the following:
- the putA gene encoding bifunctional proline dehydrogenase/L-glutamate gamma-semialdehyde dehydrogenase PutA, yielding MDAVTTSTTSFAAPYAEDDQALAHRLLSRRSADSRSRERVDRLASDMIMAIRSEAGGFGSIEDMLQEYALSTREGLALMVLAEALLRVPDSRTADQLIEDKLGQGDFAHHETKSGAFLVNASAWALGMTARVIQPGETPEGILRQMTKRLGAPTVRTATRQAMRIMGNHFVLGQTIEEALKRAQSPKGRVYRYSFDMLGEGARTRSDAKKYFDSYAHAIENIGRIAGNRPLPERPGISVKLSALHPRYEALNREKVLEEVVPQVVALAHKAKGFDLNFTIDAEEADRLELSLDVIDAVIADPSLADWDGFGLAIQSYQKRARAVIEHIAALAERHDRKMMVRLVKGAYWDTEVKRAQERGLDDYPVFTRKAMTDLNYIACAEQMLALRPRIFPQFATHNALTVAEIIEMAGDDAGYEFQRLHGMGEQLYGHLIKQRPGLGCRTYAPVGGHSDLLAYLVRRLLENGANSSFVSVAGDPDVTIESLLRRPSELIRTPDQARHSTLPLPRDLYGAARRNSAGIEFGDRMAVAQLRGQMDEAGKAPAEAVSLVDGKPAGGESRVCVSPVDGETRVGTVTEADEALADKAVAAARAGFRAWDSTPADKRARALERFADLMEERRARLLYLLQAEAGKTIDDAMAELREAVDFCRYYAIEARRLYGDGEELPGPTGESNRLRMRGRGVFVAISPWNFPLAIFTGQIVAALVSGNAVVAKPAEQTPLVAAETIALMHEAGIPHSALHLVLGDGRIGARLVAHDRIDGVVFTGSTEVARLINRTLAGKDGPITPLIAETGGINAMIVDATALPEQVADDVIMSAFRSAGQRCSALRLMFVQEDVADRMIAMIAGAARELTLGDPRDFAIHVGPVIDAEAKAGLDKHIERMKREARAVHYAGTAPARGTYVAPHMFELGQAEDLEVEVFGPILHVVRYKASELDAVLDAIEAKGYGLTLGLHSRIESVVEKVANRLAIGNVYANRNMIGAVVGVQPFGGNGLSGTGPKAGGPHYLTRFGTEQTITINTAAAGGNAALIAMDD
- a CDS encoding phosphoribosyltransferase encodes the protein MMKAPERYHDRAHAGQVLARALTDHTARKPLHDPIVLALPRGGVPVAFPVAQALDAPLDLLFVRKIGAPGQPEFAIAAVVEGAEDAVVTNPDIVEGLRLPDGWLEEGRLRAIAEIARQRNDYRAGRTRLPVAGRSVIIVDDGVATGTSLFAAIAAVQRQDPRDITVAVPVAPPEILARLRDAVDHVICPLAPRLFQAVGFFYDDFHQVEDDEVIMALAGAPCRG
- the yidD gene encoding membrane protein insertion efficiency factor YidD; the encoded protein is MARAPANTARGLITVYRYSLSGLMGRQCRHLPSCSEYTHEAIGKYGLWAGSWMGLARICRCGPGGTHGIDNVLDALPAQAHWYMPWRYGLWRSTNAPREARCTQSTDDG
- the thrS gene encoding threonine--tRNA ligase, producing the protein MINLTFPDGARREFPAGTTGREIVEGIAKSLAKKTVAMALDGTVVDLSDPITRDARIEFLNREDPRALDLIRHDCAHVLAEAVQELYPGTQVTIGPVIENGFYYDFARDEPFTPEDFAAIEKKMREIIARDQPFTKEEWSRDEARRVFEEKGEAYKVELVDAIPPDQSLKIYRQGEWFDLCRGPHMTSTGKIGNAFKLMKVAGAYWRGDSSNPMLTRIYGTAWANDADLQNYLHQLEEAEKRDHRKLGREMDLFHFQEEGPGVVFWHAKGWTLFQQLTNYMRRRLAEDYEEVNAPQILDRALWETSGHWGWYRENMFITKTEDERVFAIKPMNCPGHVQIFKHGLKSYRDLPLRMAEFGAVSRYEPSGALHGLMRVRAFTQDDAHVFCTEDQMAAECLKINDLILTTYADFGFDQIVVKLSTRPEKRVGTDAMWDHAEAVMEDVLKQIEAQSGGRIRTEINPGEGAFYGPKFEYVLRDAIGRDWQCGTTQVDFNLPERFGAFYVDADGQKKTPVMIHRAICGSMERFTGILIEHFAGHFPLWLAPAQVVVCTITSEADDYAEEVMRAARRAGLRVEKDIRNEKINYKVREHSHAKVPVILVVGKREAAEKAVNIRRLGSRDQTAMSLAEALATLTAEAVPPDVDRAHSHPSESLETSDVVLDGQHPHGIA
- a CDS encoding tyrosine-protein phosphatase; this translates as MLNRFRAPETRNARRLARIARWNRPITSRGERLRAWINMLFADHGIFRLIYLNLHEVAPGFFRSAQPVPHQLARFAAMGGRTVVYLRGGREHGSWQLEQETCARLGLKLEEFVVRSRGAPDRAEMLAAEAFFARLEKPVLIHCKSGADRAGFVSALYMLLVEKVSADEALKQLSWRYGHFRHARTGILDAFFARYRDEGEARGLSFATWLSGHYDPQALEQDFRAGLLSEILVDKIMRRE
- a CDS encoding ABC transporter ATP-binding protein, producing MARKAFTLDSDTVALLKRLWRERVAHHRRSLVLIMILIVIGGAATSLYPLLIREAFDALDMRNMQILYWGPLVVILVTSIKGFALYGQVVLTNVVVCRVEADMQSALYAHLIDLDLAQLQKDSPATLTQRFTTDFTFIKEALTRLVTVFLREAVTVIALVGAMFWIDWLMTLVVILVAPFVAPPIARIGKKLRRVSTATQEEIGSMAGMVSESLGGVKVAKTYAMEPYLKGRARDAFEQVRALKVQAARARARLDPILEISAGFAVAGVLALIGWQIGRGETTIGDFTGFVTALLLAAQPVRALGNLNATVQEAIAALVRYYDVIGRKPQIAEKPAAPALAISDGTVRFENAGFSYGDQAESVVPALTGIDLIVAGGSTTALVGRSGSGKSTLLSLIPRLYDVTQGRVLIDGQDVRDVSLASLRGAISVVSQEVMLFDDTVRANIGFGRPGAGEEAIIAAARNAAAHDFISALPEGYDTRVGPAGSRLSGGERQRVSLARAFLKDAPILLLDEATSALDAESEKLVQEALARLMQGRTTLVIAHRLSTVRNADLIVVLEGGVIVQRGNHEALIAEGGAYSRLHALQNSGA